The proteins below are encoded in one region of Maribacter aestuarii:
- a CDS encoding trimeric intracellular cation channel family protein: MLYFVVDILGTVAFAISGVLVAMEKKLDLFGVFIIAFVTAVGGGTLRDLLIGNTPVGWMQTPVYLFVILATVIVAILFVNQLKHFRKSLFLFDTIGIGLYTMVGIEKGISAELLPVMCIALGTITASFGGVIRDILCNEIPVIFRKEVYATVCILGGTIYFILIQFPIDETFAYIAAIAAIIIMRLVAVKFRISLPNIYRS, encoded by the coding sequence ATGTTATACTTTGTAGTTGATATTTTAGGCACGGTGGCATTCGCCATTTCCGGGGTGTTGGTTGCCATGGAGAAGAAATTGGACCTGTTCGGGGTTTTTATCATTGCTTTTGTAACCGCAGTGGGTGGAGGAACGTTACGGGATTTGTTGATTGGGAATACACCGGTAGGTTGGATGCAGACCCCTGTTTACCTCTTTGTGATATTGGCTACCGTAATCGTTGCCATACTGTTCGTAAACCAATTAAAACACTTTAGAAAATCCCTGTTCTTGTTCGATACTATCGGGATTGGTCTATACACCATGGTCGGTATAGAGAAGGGAATTAGTGCAGAACTCTTGCCAGTAATGTGTATAGCCTTGGGTACGATTACCGCAAGTTTTGGAGGGGTCATACGTGATATTCTTTGCAATGAAATTCCAGTAATTTTTAGGAAGGAAGTGTATGCCACCGTTTGTATTCTAGGGGGTACGATCTATTTCATTTTGATTCAATTTCCAATTGATGAAACGTTTGCCTACATCGCTGCTATTGCAGCTATTATAATCATGCGATTGGTCGCGGTAAAGTTCCGGATTTCACTACCGAATATTTACAGGAGTTAG
- a CDS encoding RDD family protein, with protein MEQFQIETAQNISIDQNTAHLGDRMLAFIIDTLIIIIYYVLMFWFLLALDVEPGDQWAIYMVMALPAFLYYLLLETFMDGKTIGKSFMQIRVVKLDGTKPSFANYFVRWILRIIDVSLSSGGIAVFTILIRGQGQRVGDIAAGTTVISEKKRVFLRDTLLRELPSDYIPKFPQVTVFRDSEMQTIKELYDGAKRNGNHNVILSLSERIKKVTDISTELKPIEFVDIVIKDYNFYTQQL; from the coding sequence ATGGAACAATTTCAAATAGAAACTGCCCAAAATATAAGCATTGACCAAAATACGGCACATTTGGGTGACCGTATGTTGGCCTTCATAATCGATACGCTGATCATCATTATTTATTACGTTTTAATGTTTTGGTTTTTGCTGGCATTGGACGTGGAGCCTGGGGATCAATGGGCTATTTATATGGTGATGGCCTTACCGGCTTTTTTATATTACCTCCTATTGGAAACTTTTATGGATGGTAAGACCATTGGTAAGAGTTTCATGCAAATACGCGTTGTAAAGCTGGATGGCACCAAACCTAGCTTTGCTAATTATTTTGTTCGGTGGATTTTACGAATTATAGACGTCTCGCTAAGTTCAGGGGGAATTGCGGTATTTACGATATTAATTCGTGGTCAGGGGCAGCGTGTGGGGGATATTGCTGCCGGAACCACCGTGATAAGTGAAAAAAAACGTGTTTTCTTAAGGGATACACTGTTACGTGAACTACCTTCCGATTATATTCCAAAATTTCCACAAGTGACCGTTTTTAGGGATAGCGAAATGCAAACGATAAAGGAACTCTACGATGGCGCAAAAAGAAACGGTAACCACAACGTAATCCTCTCACTTAGCGAACGGATAAAAAAGGTAACGGACATTTCAACCGAGTTAAAACCTATCGAATTTGTGGATATCGTAATTAAGGACTATAATTTTTACACCCAACAGCTGTAG
- a CDS encoding lysophospholipid acyltransferase family protein, with protein MGLFKTNPFGHNLFLKKWLIRILAVLSHQRYKRFNKLEIDGSEIIRSLPDTNVLFVSNHQTYFADVVAMFHVFNASLSGREDSIKNLGYIWQPKLNMYYIAAAETMKKSLLTKILAYAGSISVERTWRAEGKDVNRQVKMSDISNIGVALNDGWVITFPQGTTTPWKPLRKGTAHIIKKYKPIVVPVVIDGFRRSFDKKGLRVKKKGILQSMVIKEPLEIDYDNESTEAIIEKLEYAIEQHPSFLKVISEKELLAYEEENKQRKWRKT; from the coding sequence ATGGGATTATTTAAGACAAACCCTTTTGGGCATAATTTATTTTTAAAGAAATGGCTCATCCGTATTCTTGCGGTGCTCTCCCATCAGCGTTATAAGCGATTTAACAAATTGGAGATTGACGGCTCTGAAATTATTAGAAGCCTACCCGATACCAATGTACTCTTCGTAAGCAACCATCAGACTTATTTTGCCGATGTTGTAGCCATGTTTCACGTATTCAATGCTAGTTTGAGCGGTCGTGAGGATTCCATCAAGAACTTGGGCTACATCTGGCAACCTAAATTGAATATGTACTATATAGCTGCAGCCGAAACGATGAAAAAGAGCTTGCTGACTAAAATTTTAGCGTATGCAGGTTCCATAAGTGTCGAGCGTACATGGCGTGCGGAGGGTAAGGACGTAAACAGACAGGTAAAGATGAGCGATATTTCCAACATTGGTGTAGCCCTGAATGACGGTTGGGTAATTACCTTTCCCCAAGGTACCACTACACCATGGAAACCATTGCGTAAGGGAACCGCCCATATCATCAAAAAATACAAACCCATAGTCGTTCCCGTGGTTATCGATGGTTTTAGGCGTTCGTTCGATAAAAAGGGACTAAGGGTTAAGAAGAAAGGAATTTTACAATCCATGGTCATAAAAGAGCCTTTGGAAATAGATTACGATAATGAGTCCACGGAGGCTATCATAGAAAAATTGGAATATGCTATTGAGCAGCATCCATCTTTCCTAAAAGTTATATCGGAGAAAGAACTTTTAGCCTATGAAGAGGAAAACAAGCAGCGTAAATGGCGGAAGACTTAA
- a CDS encoding outer membrane beta-barrel protein, with protein MKKFGVIAFFVLGVTFSVSAQQGFAVKAGINNVTAKVDLGSFGDASDSELGFYVGGGYNFELSDKIDLEPSALLSIVSDLTSLYIPVMFKYEVVESFNVQAGPQVNYLLEDVPDGALGIDLAVGGGYQFNENWFVEARYGFEISRGGDFGDAVDYNTLTIGAGYRFN; from the coding sequence ATGAAAAAATTTGGAGTAATTGCATTTTTCGTTCTAGGAGTTACTTTTTCGGTAAGTGCACAGCAAGGTTTTGCAGTTAAAGCAGGTATTAACAACGTAACCGCTAAGGTAGATTTAGGATCATTTGGAGATGCTTCCGATAGTGAATTAGGATTCTACGTTGGTGGTGGATATAATTTTGAGCTTAGCGATAAGATTGATTTGGAACCCTCTGCCTTGTTAAGTATAGTAAGTGATTTAACATCATTATATATTCCTGTAATGTTCAAATATGAAGTTGTAGAATCGTTTAACGTACAGGCTGGACCACAAGTGAATTATTTATTGGAAGATGTTCCAGATGGTGCATTGGGAATTGATTTAGCCGTTGGTGGTGGATACCAATTCAATGAAAATTGGTTCGTAGAAGCTCGTTACGGATTTGAAATCAGTAGAGGAGGAGATTTCGGTGACGCAGTTGATTATAACACATTGACAATTGGTGCGGGTTACCGTTTTAACTAA
- a CDS encoding glycoside hydrolase family 13 protein, whose translation MENNFKRTWWKEGVVYQIYPRSFQDTTGNGIGDIKGIIQRLDYIKSLGVDIIWLNPVYESPNDDNGYDISDYRNIMSEFGTMEDFDVLLTGMKERGLKLVMDLVVNHSSDEHFWFKESRKSRENPYRDYYHWWPAEKGTPPERWSYFDIEGNAWKYDKPTDSYYLHYFSVKQPDLKWENSKLREEIYEAMSFWFDKGVDGFRMDVIPFISKDTTYPELPEKYNGNFIPFYANGPSLHEYLHEMYTQVLSKYDVMTVGEAPGVGLEDALKFVNEDREELNMFFHFDLMSLDRDGDEVFKMRKDKWKLTEFKKIHTEWDTVFAEKGWGSMYLNNHDFPRSVSRWGDDSKTHWYNSATMLQTFLLTMRGTPYFYYGEEIGMTNIRFSDIADYKDINTLNRYEIIQNEGGDLQSFIENEKDASRDNARTPMQWDMTKNAGFSSEKPWIQVNNNYQEGINVASQESDKGSVLNYFREMVQLRKNHITLVYGRYRLLAPDNEKVYAYTRTLEKESYLILLSFSKEREMLFLEELENTQAKLLLSNDDAVSHVKDGLFKVRPYHAMVYKLE comes from the coding sequence TTGGAAAACAATTTTAAGAGAACATGGTGGAAGGAGGGTGTTGTATATCAAATTTATCCTAGAAGTTTTCAAGATACGACGGGTAATGGTATAGGCGATATTAAGGGTATCATCCAGCGTTTAGATTATATAAAAAGCCTAGGGGTAGACATAATTTGGTTGAATCCGGTCTACGAATCTCCCAATGATGATAACGGCTATGACATAAGTGATTACCGCAACATAATGTCAGAATTTGGGACTATGGAAGACTTTGACGTTCTGCTTACCGGGATGAAGGAAAGAGGTCTTAAGCTGGTCATGGACCTTGTGGTAAACCATAGTAGTGACGAGCACTTTTGGTTTAAGGAATCGCGGAAGTCCAGAGAAAACCCGTATCGCGATTACTATCATTGGTGGCCAGCTGAAAAAGGAACACCACCGGAGCGATGGAGCTATTTTGATATTGAGGGCAACGCTTGGAAATATGACAAGCCTACAGATTCCTATTACCTTCATTATTTTTCCGTGAAGCAGCCCGACCTAAAATGGGAGAATTCCAAACTGAGGGAAGAAATTTATGAAGCTATGAGTTTTTGGTTCGATAAGGGTGTGGATGGATTTCGTATGGACGTCATCCCGTTCATCTCAAAAGACACCACCTATCCCGAACTCCCGGAAAAATATAATGGGAATTTTATTCCTTTTTATGCCAATGGCCCGAGTTTACACGAATATTTGCATGAAATGTATACCCAAGTGTTATCCAAATACGATGTTATGACCGTTGGCGAAGCACCCGGTGTAGGTTTGGAGGATGCTCTTAAATTTGTAAATGAAGATCGAGAAGAATTGAATATGTTCTTCCATTTTGATTTAATGAGTTTGGATAGAGATGGCGACGAGGTTTTTAAAATGAGGAAGGATAAATGGAAGCTGACAGAATTTAAGAAAATACATACGGAGTGGGATACGGTTTTCGCTGAAAAAGGTTGGGGAAGCATGTACTTGAACAACCATGATTTTCCTAGAAGCGTAAGCAGATGGGGGGACGATTCCAAAACCCACTGGTACAATTCCGCCACAATGTTACAGACCTTCTTATTGACCATGCGGGGAACACCTTATTTTTATTATGGAGAAGAAATAGGAATGACCAATATCCGGTTTAGTGATATTGCTGATTACAAGGATATTAACACCCTAAACCGGTACGAAATTATTCAGAACGAGGGTGGAGATTTACAGTCCTTTATAGAAAACGAAAAGGACGCGAGCAGGGATAATGCCAGAACCCCAATGCAATGGGATATGACAAAAAACGCTGGATTCTCCTCAGAAAAACCGTGGATACAAGTAAATAATAATTACCAAGAAGGTATTAATGTGGCGTCCCAAGAAAGTGATAAAGGCTCGGTCCTCAACTATTTTAGGGAAATGGTTCAACTGCGCAAGAATCACATCACTCTGGTATATGGCCGTTATAGATTATTAGCTCCGGACAACGAAAAAGTATATGCGTATACACGAACATTGGAGAAGGAGTCCTACCTCATACTACTGAGTTTTTCTAAGGAACGCGAAATGCTATTTTTAGAAGAATTGGAAAATACCCAAGCAAAATTATTGCTCTCCAACGATGATGCCGTCTCCCATGTAAAGGATGGTCTTTTTAAAGTACGCCCCTATCACGCGATGGTGTACAAATTGGAATGA
- the xerD gene encoding site-specific tyrosine recombinase XerD — MDWRHALRDYEHYLKLERGLATNSIKNYLWDVSKLISFLEINQIRESPIEINKDTVQRFVYEVAKVVNARSQARIISGLKSFFNYLVFEDFRKDNPLDLIESPKIGRKLPDTLSENEINKLIAAIDLSTPEGERNRAMLETLYGCGLRVSELVGLKISDLYFEEDFIKVTGKGNKQRFVPISNINKKYINIYRKEIRVHQTVKEGFKDILFLNRRGRQLTRAMIFTIVKDLAEKIDLNKTISPHTFRHSFATHLLENGADLRSIQQMLGHESITTTEVYMHVDRTHLADVMNKFHPRN, encoded by the coding sequence ATGGATTGGAGACATGCCTTGAGAGATTACGAACATTATTTAAAGTTGGAACGCGGGTTGGCTACTAACTCCATAAAAAACTATCTATGGGACGTCTCTAAACTCATTTCATTTTTAGAAATTAATCAGATAAGGGAAAGCCCCATAGAAATCAATAAGGATACCGTACAGCGTTTTGTATACGAAGTTGCCAAGGTAGTAAACGCTAGGTCACAGGCGCGTATCATATCTGGCTTAAAGAGTTTTTTCAACTATTTGGTATTTGAAGATTTTAGAAAGGACAACCCTTTAGACTTAATAGAATCTCCTAAAATAGGTCGAAAACTACCGGATACACTTTCTGAAAATGAAATAAACAAATTAATTGCGGCCATTGATCTAAGCACACCAGAGGGCGAACGTAATAGGGCCATGCTAGAAACTCTTTATGGCTGTGGGCTAAGAGTTTCGGAATTGGTAGGTTTAAAAATATCGGATCTGTACTTTGAGGAAGATTTTATTAAAGTGACCGGCAAGGGAAATAAACAACGTTTTGTTCCTATAAGCAACATCAATAAAAAGTACATTAATATCTACCGCAAAGAAATCCGGGTCCATCAAACCGTAAAGGAAGGTTTTAAAGATATCCTATTTTTGAACCGGAGGGGAAGACAACTTACAAGGGCAATGATTTTTACCATTGTCAAAGACTTAGCTGAGAAAATAGACCTCAATAAGACCATAAGTCCACACACTTTCCGGCATTCCTTCGCCACCCATCTATTGGAAAATGGGGCAGACCTCAGGTCTATTCAACAAATGCTGGGTCATGAAAGTATAACTACCACGGAGGTATATATGCATGTAGACCGTACCCATTTGGCAGATGTCATGAACAAGTTTCATCCAAGAAATTAA
- a CDS encoding amidohydrolase has protein sequence MKNTIFLMLSILISNYTINSQTNEKKVLENLDEKSKEYSAIAQEIWNLAEMGYQEQQSSALLQKTLSDAGFSIKKGVAGIPTAFIAEYGSGSPIIGIMGEYDALPGLSQEAVTEKKSAGKAAGHACGHHLFGTASTAAAIATKDWLAANNKRGTIRFYGTPAEEGGGAKVYMSREGLFDDVDVALHWHPGAKNAASAAAALSNISAKFRFYGVSAHAAGAPEKGRSSLDGVEAMNNMVNMMREHIPQETRIHYVITDGGKAPNVVPDFAEVYYYARHNRRDVVKSIFDRIVKAAEGGALGTGTTMDYEIVNGVHELLPNLTLQKVVHDNLSEVGGVAYSAEEKEFADKIAKSLGQEKADLNTAKNIQPYKTEARAYGSTDVGDVSFVVPTVGFSTATWVPGTSAHSWQAVAAGGTNIGNKGMMVAAKTLTLTAIDLFSNQNLIAEAKKEFEEKRGADFKYIPLLGDRAPALDYRN, from the coding sequence ATGAAAAATACGATATTCTTAATGCTATCCATACTAATTTCCAATTACACTATAAATTCCCAGACAAACGAAAAAAAAGTATTGGAAAACCTTGATGAAAAAAGTAAGGAATATAGTGCCATAGCACAGGAAATATGGAATTTGGCCGAAATGGGATATCAAGAGCAACAAAGCTCCGCACTATTGCAAAAAACATTGTCCGACGCCGGATTTTCAATAAAAAAAGGTGTTGCCGGTATTCCCACAGCATTTATTGCGGAATACGGAAGTGGAAGTCCAATAATTGGTATTATGGGAGAATACGATGCCTTACCCGGTTTATCACAAGAAGCGGTGACTGAGAAAAAATCGGCAGGTAAAGCTGCAGGTCATGCCTGTGGACATCATTTGTTTGGAACTGCCTCTACAGCAGCGGCTATAGCAACAAAAGACTGGTTAGCAGCGAATAATAAGCGGGGTACAATACGATTTTATGGAACCCCGGCGGAAGAAGGCGGCGGAGCTAAAGTATATATGTCGCGTGAAGGACTATTTGACGATGTGGATGTTGCCTTACATTGGCATCCAGGTGCTAAGAATGCTGCTAGTGCTGCGGCGGCCTTATCAAATATTTCTGCAAAGTTTCGTTTTTATGGTGTATCTGCACATGCGGCCGGGGCTCCTGAAAAGGGAAGGTCATCATTGGATGGCGTAGAAGCCATGAACAATATGGTAAATATGATGCGGGAGCATATCCCTCAAGAAACCCGTATTCACTATGTCATTACCGATGGAGGAAAAGCGCCGAACGTGGTCCCCGATTTTGCTGAAGTTTATTATTATGCCAGACATAATCGTAGGGATGTGGTGAAAAGCATTTTCGATCGCATCGTAAAAGCCGCGGAGGGTGGAGCTTTAGGGACTGGTACCACGATGGACTATGAAATTGTAAATGGAGTACACGAGCTCTTACCAAATCTAACATTGCAAAAAGTGGTACACGATAACTTATCTGAAGTTGGTGGTGTAGCCTATTCTGCGGAGGAAAAAGAGTTTGCCGATAAAATTGCCAAAAGCTTAGGTCAAGAAAAGGCAGATTTGAATACGGCAAAAAATATTCAACCCTACAAAACCGAAGCCAGAGCTTATGGATCAACCGACGTTGGAGATGTTAGTTTTGTGGTTCCAACTGTTGGATTTAGTACTGCTACTTGGGTGCCAGGTACATCTGCCCATAGTTGGCAAGCCGTTGCCGCCGGAGGAACAAATATCGGAAATAAGGGTATGATGGTCGCGGCTAAAACCTTGACCTTAACGGCAATCGATTTATTCAGCAACCAGAACCTCATCGCTGAGGCCAAAAAGGAATTCGAGGAAAAAAGAGGGGCTGACTTTAAATATATTCCCTTGCTAGGAGACCGTGCGCCCGCACTGGATTACAGGAATTAA
- a CDS encoding NUDIX hydrolase, producing the protein MDFNIFEQRISKIKDLPLPGEASHYKMAPEIRIRELLEGKIKMKNPRKAAVLALFYPSFENKTQLLCILRKTYNGVHSNQVGFPGGKVEQEDKDLRATALRETHEEVGVHPKDVTVIREISEIYIPPSNFEVQPYIGLYREPRPFVIQETEVERFIEIPLTDFLKDTNVVTKKLSTSYAKEIDVPAFELNGYIVWGATAMMLSEIKELLKQAL; encoded by the coding sequence ATGGATTTCAACATTTTTGAACAACGAATTTCAAAAATAAAAGATTTACCGCTTCCGGGCGAAGCATCGCATTATAAAATGGCTCCGGAAATCCGTATCCGTGAACTTTTGGAAGGGAAAATTAAAATGAAAAACCCCAGAAAGGCCGCGGTTCTAGCCTTGTTTTACCCGAGTTTTGAAAACAAAACACAATTGCTATGTATTCTTCGCAAGACCTATAACGGCGTACATTCAAATCAGGTTGGTTTTCCTGGAGGAAAGGTGGAGCAGGAAGATAAGGATTTAAGGGCCACCGCTTTAAGGGAAACGCATGAAGAGGTCGGGGTGCACCCAAAAGATGTAACGGTAATCCGAGAAATTAGTGAAATCTATATTCCACCCAGTAATTTTGAGGTGCAGCCCTATATTGGACTGTATAGGGAGCCTCGCCCATTTGTTATCCAAGAAACGGAAGTAGAGCGTTTTATAGAAATTCCGTTAACGGATTTTCTGAAAGATACGAATGTGGTCACCAAAAAATTGAGTACTTCCTACGCAAAGGAAATAGACGTACCTGCCTTTGAATTAAATGGTTATATTGTATGGGGTGCTACCGCAATGATGTTGAGCGAGATTAAAGAGCTTTTGAAACAAGCGTTGTAA
- a CDS encoding peptidylprolyl isomerase, with protein MSRIKIFCYLLIGFIWFSACKDSPKKSKTSDAPMEKVIDTAMTITEPEEEKEKFELTEDNAIDFFFDYQQDLEVNKVRMTTKFGSFVIQLYDNVPYHKANFIYLTRKGYFDNTQFHRVVKDFIIQGGNSDDKRTAEKRGDIGRYLLPPDTRKGYRHHRGVVSMPSSEINNPHMLASPYEFFIVVTDPGSYHLDGDFTPFGRVIEGMDVVDEINRQPVGKGDWPSQNIYIQKAEVVE; from the coding sequence ATGAGTAGAATTAAAATCTTTTGTTATCTCTTAATTGGCTTTATTTGGTTCTCCGCCTGCAAAGATAGTCCGAAGAAATCAAAAACTTCCGATGCTCCAATGGAGAAGGTAATAGATACTGCTATGACCATCACAGAACCAGAAGAGGAGAAAGAAAAATTTGAGCTGACCGAGGATAATGCCATAGACTTCTTCTTTGATTATCAACAAGATTTAGAGGTCAATAAGGTCCGGATGACCACTAAGTTCGGGAGTTTTGTCATTCAGTTGTACGACAACGTCCCCTACCATAAGGCCAATTTTATCTACTTAACACGGAAGGGCTATTTTGACAATACCCAGTTTCATAGGGTCGTCAAAGATTTTATTATACAAGGGGGAAATTCCGATGATAAAAGAACCGCTGAGAAAAGAGGTGACATTGGTAGGTATTTATTACCACCGGATACAAGAAAAGGATATAGACACCACCGGGGAGTTGTATCCATGCCCAGTAGTGAAATCAACAACCCCCATATGCTGGCCTCACCTTATGAATTTTTTATTGTAGTTACGGACCCGGGCTCCTACCATTTGGACGGGGACTTTACCCCTTTTGGAAGGGTTATAGAGGGAATGGATGTGGTGGACGAAATAAATAGACAGCCCGTTGGTAAGGGCGACTGGCCCTCACAGAATATTTATATTCAAAAAGCAGAGGTGGTTGAGTAG
- a CDS encoding NAD(P)/FAD-dependent oxidoreductase, with the protein MNIPRTSAPRIVIIGGGFGGIALAQKLSKKEVQVVLIDKNNYHTFQPLLYQVSTGGLEPDSIAYPLRKVLIGYDNFFFRLAEVKKILPESKSIKTSIGELTYDYLVLATGSETNFYGNTELEKNAMAMKSIPQSLNLRSLILENFEQALLTDDYHERDALMNFVIVGGGPTGVELAGALAEIKKGILPKDYPDLDTRKAQINLVQGSDRLLDAMSEQASTKAEEFLEKLGVQVWKNVRVTGYNGKTVTTKTDLTFETATLVWAAGVKGATIRGLDAEEIIARGNRLNVNEFNQVMGFPEIFAIGDIACMQTDENPKGHPMMAQPAIQQGKLLGENLVRLIDGKDLEPFVYRDKGSMATVGRNKAVCDLKNFKFQGVFAWFVWMFVHLFFLIGFRNRVVVFVNWVYNYIKFDREARLIIRPYRRNYSQFKD; encoded by the coding sequence ATGAACATACCACGCACTAGCGCACCTAGAATTGTTATCATAGGTGGTGGCTTTGGGGGCATTGCTCTTGCCCAGAAACTAAGTAAAAAAGAAGTTCAAGTTGTCTTGATAGACAAGAACAACTATCACACATTCCAACCTTTGTTATATCAAGTTTCGACCGGGGGATTGGAGCCGGATTCCATTGCCTATCCCCTAAGAAAAGTACTTATTGGTTATGACAATTTTTTCTTTCGGTTAGCAGAGGTAAAGAAAATTCTGCCTGAGAGCAAATCGATTAAAACATCCATAGGAGAACTTACTTATGATTATCTGGTGCTAGCTACGGGTTCAGAGACCAATTTTTATGGTAATACTGAATTGGAGAAAAATGCGATGGCGATGAAGTCCATTCCCCAATCCCTGAACCTGAGAAGTTTAATATTGGAAAACTTTGAGCAGGCTTTGCTGACCGATGATTATCATGAGCGGGACGCATTAATGAATTTTGTCATTGTTGGTGGAGGACCCACTGGAGTAGAACTAGCAGGAGCCTTGGCAGAAATTAAAAAAGGAATCTTACCAAAGGACTATCCTGATTTGGACACACGAAAGGCTCAAATAAATCTGGTTCAAGGCTCTGACAGATTATTGGATGCCATGAGCGAACAAGCTTCTACAAAAGCAGAGGAATTTTTGGAAAAATTGGGGGTTCAGGTCTGGAAGAATGTTCGGGTCACTGGATATAACGGTAAAACGGTCACTACAAAAACCGATCTTACTTTTGAAACTGCTACCCTGGTATGGGCAGCAGGTGTAAAGGGGGCTACTATTAGAGGTTTGGATGCCGAAGAAATTATTGCCAGAGGTAATAGGCTCAATGTTAATGAATTTAATCAAGTTATGGGTTTTCCTGAGATATTTGCCATCGGGGATATCGCTTGTATGCAGACCGATGAAAATCCAAAAGGCCATCCTATGATGGCGCAACCGGCCATACAGCAGGGAAAGCTTTTGGGTGAGAATTTAGTCCGATTAATCGATGGGAAAGACTTAGAACCTTTTGTTTATAGGGATAAGGGGAGTATGGCCACTGTGGGGCGTAACAAAGCGGTCTGTGATTTGAAGAATTTTAAGTTCCAAGGGGTTTTTGCTTGGTTCGTCTGGATGTTCGTCCACTTATTTTTCTTGATAGGTTTTAGAAATAGGGTAGTGGTATTCGTAAACTGGGTCTACAATTACATAAAATTTGATCGTGAGGCGCGTTTGATTATCAGACCCTACAGGAGAAATTACAGTCAGTTTAAAGATTAA
- a CDS encoding RNA polymerase sigma factor has translation MNKELEHQFVTELQDNQNIVHKVCTLYTNDRDSHNDLFQEITIQLWKAYPKFRGEAKFSTWMYRVALNTAITLYRKSKRRIDTQDYESVIFKIKADEYDDTEEQQLKLMYKAVRQLGDIDKALVFMYLEDKNYTEIAETLGISEVNARVKMNRIKTKLRTILNP, from the coding sequence GTGAACAAAGAACTGGAACATCAATTTGTGACGGAGCTTCAGGACAATCAAAATATTGTTCATAAAGTATGTACACTCTATACCAATGACCGAGATTCCCACAATGATCTGTTTCAGGAAATAACAATTCAACTATGGAAAGCTTATCCTAAGTTTAGAGGTGAGGCGAAGTTCAGTACTTGGATGTATCGTGTAGCGTTGAATACCGCTATAACACTTTACAGAAAATCCAAAAGAAGAATTGATACACAGGATTATGAATCGGTTATTTTTAAAATAAAGGCCGACGAGTATGATGACACAGAAGAGCAACAATTAAAGCTGATGTATAAGGCGGTACGACAATTGGGAGATATAGACAAGGCGTTAGTATTTATGTACCTAGAGGATAAGAATTATACAGAAATAGCTGAAACTTTAGGTATTTCTGAAGTAAATGCACGTGTTAAGATGAACCGCATAAAAACAAAATTAAGAACCATATTGAATCCTTAG